The sequence GGCCTGGAGCAACGGATAGCCGAGGAAGCCGTATGTGCCGAGGTCCTTGTGCTGCGAATCGAGCTGCAGCTCTTTATAGGAGGGCACGCGCTCGAGCCAGGCCAGTGGGCAGACCATCGACAGCAACAGATGCAGCTCGGCATGCTCCGGGACCTGGGACTGGATGAACAAGGTAGCCGAGCTGGGACTGACGCCCGCCGCCAGCCAGTCGATTGCCATGTCCTGGACGTTGCGCGCTATGTCAGGGCCCGCCGCTTGATCGGTGGTCAGCGCGTGCCAGTCGACGATGCAGAAGAAGCACTGATACTCGTGCTGCAATCTGATCCAGTTCTTCAGTACGCCGTGATAGTGCCCGAGGTGAAGGCGGCCGTTGGGCCGCATGCCGGAGACCACACGTCGCTGCGAATCCATGGAGCTCAAAAGGGTTTCCTTTGTTGGTTCTTGACAGGGTGAGCCCGGTCAGCCCGCGAACGCCGCCGGATCACCGCAGCCGACCCGCACGATCTCCGGCTCGCCATCCACCAGGCTGATAACCGTGGACGCTTCGACGCCACCGTAACCGCCGTCAATGATCAGGTCCACCTGATGTTCCAGTGTCTGGCGGATCTCGTAGGGATCGCTCATGGGCTCGGACTCGCCCGGCAGGATCAGGCTCACGCTCATCAAGGGCTCGCCCAATTCGGCCAGCAGCGCCTGAGCGATGGGTTGCGCCGGCACCCGCAGGCCGATGGTACGGCGTTTGGGATGCAACAGCATGCGTGGAACCTCGCGAGTCGCATTGAGGATGATGGTGTAGGGCCCCGGCAGGTTCGTCTTGAGTAGACGGAACGCAGCGGTGTCCACCTTGGCGAACAGGCCGAGCTGCGACAGGTCGCGGCAGGCCAGCGTGAAGTTGTGCTTGTCATCCAGCTGACGCAGGCGGCGGATCCGCTCGATACCCGACTTGTTGCCCATCGAGCAGCCGATCGCGTAGGAGGAGTCGGTGGGATAGACCACCACGCCACCGTCGCGAATGATCTCCACGGCCTGCTTGATCAGCCTGGCCTGGGGGTTGTCGGGGTGAATCTGGAAGAACTGGCTCATGGAAACTCCCTGCTCAGCGGGCAACAGACTCGCATGGTTCATGATCGAAATGCCTCCACACAGGCTGCAGATCTTCTGGCAAGCTCCGGTACATTCCCAGTTCAGACCAGTCGCCTGGTGCATGAAAATCGCTTCCGACACTGGCCATCAAACCGAACTCACGGGTCAGAATCGACAGACCGCCAACCTGATCCAGCGGCTGCATACCGTTGACCACTTCCAATGCATGGCCGCCCGCCTCGGCGAATTCGGTGACCAGACGGCGCCGTTTGCTGCGCGTGAGGTCATATTGCCAAGGGTGCGCCAGGCTAACCCAGGCACCGGCGCTGCGCAGGGTCGTCACGGTCTGCGCGAGACTCGGCCAGTGCTGCTTCACGTCCCCGAGCTTGCCCGAGCCGAGCCACTTGCGAAACGCTTCGGCACGGTCACGGACATGCCCTGCACGCACTAGGAACTCGGCGAAATGTGGCCGCGCCGGGGCATTGCCGCTGTCGCCCAGTTCCTGCTGGACGCCCCGAGCACCTTCCAGTGCGCCCGGCATCCCCTTTGCTGCCAGCCGCTGGGCGATCAACTCCGCACGCAGCCAGCGGCCGTCGTGCAGCGCCTCGATGGCAGCCTGCAAAGGCGCAGCATCCTGGCGGAAGGCGTACCCCAGTATGTGCACGGTGGCGCCGCTCCAGACGCAGGACAGCTCGATACCGTTGATCAGCCGGATTCCCAGCGAGTCGGCTTTGGCACGCGCCGCATCAAGGCCTTCCAGTGTGTCGTGGTCGGTCAGCGCGAGCATCTCGATGCCCCGTGCATGTGCCCGCTCGACCAGCGCCTCGGGTGCTAGCACACCATCCGAGGCGGTACTGTGGCAATGCAGATCAACAATCATTCCGACCTATTCTCCAGGAGGTTGGCGACTTACGTTTCTGACCGTCAGGGCCAGCACTCGTGCCGTCATCCGCCTCGTCAAAGCTTGAGCCACGTCCCCGAATTGACCGGCGTATGGCATTCTGCCAAGGACGCGGTTTGGTATTATGCCGGCCACTAACCGCTTCTGGCTCTCTCTCGTGAAACAAATAATCGATTTCATCCCGCTGTTGCTGTTCTTCATAACCTACAAGCTCGAGCCCAGAACCTTCGAAGTGGCCGACCTGAGCCTCACCGTCGGAGGTATTTTCAATGCCACGGCCGTGCTCATCGTCAGTTCGGTCATCGTCTACGCAGGGTTGTTCATTCACCAGCGCCGCCTGGAAAAAGGCCAATGGTTGACGCTGGGCGCCTGCCTGCTGTTTGGCGGACTGACGCTGGCGCTGCACAGCGAGACCATCCTCAAGTGGAAGGCACCGGTCCTGAACTGGCTGTTTGCGCTGGCCTTCATCGGTAGCCATTTCATTGGCGATAAGCCGTTGATCCAACGCATGATCGGCCATGCCGTGCAGTTGAAGCCGGCGCAATGGGCGCAACTGAACGTGGCCTGGATCCTGTTCTTTCTCGTCTGCGGTTTCGCCAACCTGTTCGTGGCCTTCGTCTACCCGTCCATCTGGGTCGACTTCAAGGTCTTCGGCAGCCTCGGGCTGACCCTGCTTTTCATGGCGGGCCAGGCGATCTACCTGGTGCGCCACGTGCGCCCCGCACCCGAACAACCCTAGGAGGCAACATGCTCTACGCCATCATCGCTACCGACGTACCCGGCTCGCTGCAAAGCCGCCTGGCCGCCCGCCCGGCTCACCTGGCGCGTCTCGAACAGTTGAAGAACGAGGGCCGCATGGTTCTGGCCGGCCCGCATCCGGCGATCGACAGCAATGACCCGGGAGAGGCCGGTTTTACCGGAAGCCTGGTAGTCGCTGAGTTCGACTCCCTGCAGGCCGCCGAAGCCTGGGCCGCGGCCGATCCTTACAAGGCCGCCGGCGTCTACGGAGAGGTCGTGGTCAAACCGTTCAAGCAAGTCTTCCCCTGAATCGATCGCCCACGCCACAGATGGTCAGGCCGCGATTCTGCGGCCGTTGAGGAAAAAGGAGTTCCGATGCGCCAAGGTTCGCTGCCCCTGATGCTTGTTCTGAGTCTTGCCATGGCTTCGGCACAAGCTGACGAAGATACGACCGCCCCAACCCTCGAACAGCAGGGTGAACTGACGCAAAGCCTGCCCGACAACGAGGTGCAACGCGAATCGCTGAGCGCCGGCCTCGATACGGCGATCGCCGACGCCGAACGGGCTCAGCTGTCGCATCTGCGCCAGGAGAACCATCGGCTGCGTATGCAGCTGCAACAAGGGCAACCGAAGCTACAGCCGCCCCTGCTGAACGACCAGCAACAGTGGTTTGCCGTTGGTGGCGGCGTCGGGGTGCTGGGTTTTCTGCTCGGCGTGCTGACCACCCGGGGGCGCCGGCGCCGGCAATGGCTGAATTGAAGCGAGTACGAGCAAGAGCATGAGCGAACTGCTACTGATCGACGACGATGAAGAACTCTGCGAACTGTTGGTCAGCTGGCTGGCCCAGGAAGGGTTCGTCGCCCACGCCTGTCATGACGGGCAGAGCGCACGCGCTGCGCTGGCCGAGCATCAACCGGCGGCGGTGGTCCTCGATGTGATGCTGCCCGACGGCAGTGGCCTCGAACTGCTCAAGCAACTGCGTAGCGAACATCCCGACCTGCCGGTATTGATGCTCTCAGGCCGCGGTGAGCCGCTGGACCGCATTCTTGGCCTGGAGCTCGGCGCCGATGATTATCTGGCCAAGCCATGCGACCCCCGCGAGCTCACCGCGCGGCTACGCGCAGTGCTGCGGCGCAGCCAACCTGCGAGCGCGCCGACCCAGCTGGAGCTGGGCGACCTTTGCTACAGCCCGGCCCGAGGCGTTGCCAATGTCGGCGAGCACGAAGTGACCCTGACCTTGTCCGAGGGGCGTATCCTCGAGGCGCTGCTCAGCCAGCCCGGTGAGCCGCTCGACAAGCAAGCCCTGGCGCAGCTCGCCCTGGGACGCAAACTGACCTTGTACGACCGCAGCCTGGACATGCACGTCAGCAACCTGCGCCGCAAGCTCGGGCCGCATCCCGACGGGCGTCCACGCATAGTCGCACTGCGCAGCCGCGGCTACCTCTACGCTTCCTGAACGGCTTTACCCAGCCTTTACCCTGAGCTGACCGCGCTTGACCTTGCGCGCCATAGACTGCGCTCATCCGGTCGAAGCCAGAACCTGTCTACAGGCCCCTCTGGCGATCGGTTTCCATCTACAGGAGAAACCATGATGCGCAAGACACTGATCGCCCTGCTATTCGCCTCTACCCTCCCCGCCGTTGCCATGGCCATGCCCGAAGACGGCCAACACCACCGTAGAGAACACACGCCGTTCGAGCAGCTCGACCTGACCAAGGAGCAGCAAAGCCAGATGCGCAAGCTGATGGGCGAGCAGATGCAGACCCACCGCGAGATCACCCAGCGCTACCTCGACAAGCTGCCCAAAGCCGAGCGCAAGGAGATGCAGGACGAACTGGCCAGCAGCCAGGCAAAGACGCACAAGCAGATGCGTGACCTGCTCAAGCCTGAACAGCAGAAGCAATTCGACGAGATGCACAAGAAGATGGAAGCCAAGCGAGCCGAACGTGCCGAGTTCAAGCAATGGAAAGCCGAGCGCGATCAGAAGAGCTGACGCTTCCGAACCTGACCTGAACCAACCCGCCCGACCCGCTCTGCCTCGCGCAGCGCAGCTCGGGCTTTGCCGTGGAGATATGACCGGTGCGATCACTGTTCTGGCGCATTCTTGCGACCTTCTGGCTTGCCATCGCACTGGCAGCGGGCCTCGCCGTGCTGTTGGGACACGCACTGAACCAGGACAGCTGGATCATCAACCGCCACCCCGGGGTGAGGAATCTCGCCGAAATCTGGACCAGCGTTTACGAGCGCCAGGGCCCGATCGCCGCGCAATTCCTCCTCGAGCAGCACCGTCGCCGCTTCCACATTGACGTGCAGGTGCTGGCCGAGAATGGCCAGCCCGCCATTCGCGGCACCTTTCCAGCTCGCGCCGCCGCGTTCGAGGCACGCCAGGAGAACCGTGACGGCGGCCTGCCCTGGCGCCGGCTGACCACCGACTACACCAGCCCGCTCTCGGGCGAGACCTACCTGTTCATCTACCGGATCCCCAACTCCGAACTGCAAGCGTGGCATCGCGGCAGCCTGTTCTGGCCATTGAGCGCGATCGCCATCGCCCTGGTCGTACTGACCGGCTTCAGTCTGCTGCTCACCTTGTCCATCACCCGCCCGCTCGATCGCCTGCGCGGCGCCGTCCACGACCTGGGTCAGACCACCTATCAACAGAATTCCCTGGCCCGCTTGGCGAACCGGCGTGACGAACTCGGTGTGCTGGCCAAGGACTTCAACCGCATGGGGGCGCGACTGCAAAGCTTGATCAACAGCCAGAGACAGCTATTACGCGACGTATCCCACGAACTGCGTTCGCCACTGGCGCGTTTACGTATTGCCCTTGCGCTTGCCGAGCGGGCAACACCAGCGGAGCGTGAAGTCATCTGGCCGCGCCTGGCCAAGGAGTGCGATCGGCTGGAAGCCTTGATCAGCGAGATTCTGCAGCTCGCACGCCTGGATGCTGACCCAGGCGCTGCCTCGAATGTCGATCTGCCAGCAATGTTCGAGCAGTTGGCGGAGAATGCGCGAATCGTCGCGCCAGCCCAGCGCATCGAAACCAGAATGGACGCCGATATCGCAGTGCGCGGCTGGCCGGACATGCTCGAGCGGGCACTGGATAATTTGCTGCGCAATGGGCTGCGCTTCAATCCCGAAGGCGAACCGATCGAGCTGGGCGCCAGAAAGGATGGCGACTGGTTGCTCCTGAGCATCCGCGATCACGGGCCGGGCGTCGACGACGCTCATCTCGCGCGGCTGAGCGAACCCTTCTTCCGTGCTCCCGGGCAGACCACGGCCGGCCACGGGTTAGGTCTGGCGATCGCCCGTCGCGCCGCCGAGCGACACGGCGGCGAGTTGCTGTTGAGCAATCATCCGCGCGGCGGCTTCGTCGCCAGTTTGAAACTGCCACTGAGCCCGAACCGTACAGCCCCTGCTCGCCTGGATTGACGCTACTGCGTGCCGTCCCACGAGGCGACGAACGAGCGCGGATCCAGCTCTGGCGGCGTACGAAGGTCACCCTCAGGGGTGCCAAGATAGATGAATCCCAACACCTGCTCATCCTCGGCCAGGCCCAACTGCTCGGCCACGTGCCGGTCATAGGCATATTCGCCGGTTCGCCAGACAGCGCCGAGCCCCTGTGCATGTGCGGCCAGCAATATACCGTGCGCCGCACAGGCAACCGCGAGCACCTGTTCGGACGCCGGGATCTTCGGATGCGGCAGTACCCGGGCGATGACGATCAGTACCATCGGCGCGCGCAGCGGCATCTTGCGCGGCTTGCGCAGAGCCTCTTCGGTCGCATCCGGCTCGCGTAAGCGAAGCGCATCGGCAAACAGCTCTCCCAGTCGCGTCCGCGCCTCGCCCTGGACCGTCAGGAAACGCCAGGGTCGAAGCTGGCCGTGATCCGGGGCGCGCAACGCGGCGCGAAGCAGTACATCCAGCTGGGCAGCGGTCGGTGCCGGATCCACGAGCCGCGTTACGGAAACACGGTTTAGCAACAGTTCGAGAGCATCCATCTGAAACCTCCAAAAACGAATCCGACATTCTAGGGTGTCGGCACGTTCGTGTGGCAATCGATGGCACCAAGCACGTACCGCTGGAGGTCAGGCCACCCGGTCGGGTGAAAGCTGTGGCTCCAGTGGCGGCGTCAACGGAGGCAAGCCATGGGCAGCACGGGCGGCATCGCAATGCGCGTTGTGCTGACCATCGGCCCAGGACGCTTCGAACTCGCGGCAGGTGCTCGACCGCTGTTCATACATCGTGCAGCGCACCCCGCAACCGACGTCGCCCATGAGCCCAACACAACGTGCCGGCTTGGACTCGGTCCCCAGCATCGCGACATGGAACGGGCTGACCTGGACGGTGGCGGCATCCGGAACGGTACCGCCGGACGAGGCGCATTCGCCCCAGAAGAAAGACACACGAAAGTACGCGCAGCAAGCGCCGCACGTGAGGCAGGGATTGTCGATCGACATGGAAGGATGAATACCGAGAAACCGGCAAAGGGCCGGCACCGGGCGGCTATTTTATTCATCGCCACGAACTTGGGAAGAGCCTCACCTGCCCCGTCGCAAAAGATTTTTCGCCAGGCCGATCGCCGGTTTACTGCCGCGGTGACAGGGGTAGAATGACCGCCTCATTTTTCGAGCCGAGCATCAATCAAAAATGGCCTTGCCGACGCTGCGCATTATCGGTTTCATTCTCGGCATCTTCCTGATCACCCTCGCTGTCAGCATGGTCATTCCGATGATCACGCTGTTCGCCTTCGATCGCACCGACGATCTCCAGGCCTTTCTCTGGGCCAGCCTGATCACCTTCAGCTCCGGCATCGCACTGGTAGCTCCGGGCCGCCCCGAACTGGCTCAATTGCGTCCGCGCGACATGTATTTCCTGACGACGGTCAGTTGGCTGGTGGTGTGCTGCTTCGCTGCGCTGCCGATGATGCTGATCCACCACATCAGCTACACGAATGCCTTCTTCGAGACCATGTCGGGGATCACCACCACCGGATCGACCGTACTTTCCGGCCTGGACACCGCGTCGCCGGGGCTGCTGATGTGGCGATCGATGCTTCAATGGCTGGGCGGGATCGGCTTTATCGGCATGGCCGTTGCGATCCTGCCGTTGTTGCGCATCGGCGGGATGCGCCTGTTCCAGACCGAGTCGTCGGACTGGTCGCAAAAGGCAATGCCCCGCTCGCACGTGATGGCCAAGTCGATCCTGTTCGTCTATCTCGCACTCACCTTGCTCTGTGGCATCTGCTACTGGCTCAGCGGCATGACCCCGTTCGAGGCGATCAACCATGCCATGACCACCATCTCCACCGGCGGTTACTCCACCTCGGACAGCTCCATGGGCAAGTTCTCGCCCGCCGCGCATTGGACCGCGGTCGTCTTCATGTTGCTGGGCGGCTTGCCTTTCATCCTGATGGTCTCGACGGTGCGGGGAAACCGCTACGCCCTGATCCACGATCAACAGGTGCAAGGCTTTGTCGCGATGCTGTTCGCGATGTGCATCGCGTTCGCCATCTGGCTGACGCTCAATTCCGACTACGACTTCCTCGACGCGCTTCGTATCGTGTCGCTGAACGTCGTCTCGGTGGTCACGACGACCGGCTTCGCGCTGGGTGACTACACCCAGTGGGGGGAATTCGCGGTACTGGCGTTTTTCTACCTGACCTTCATCGGTGGCTGCTCCGGCTCGACGTCCGGCGGCCTGAAGATTTTCCGTTTCCAGGTGGCCTATTCCTTACTGCGTGCCAACCTGGCGCAACTGGTCCACCCCCGGGCGGTGATCAAGCAGCAATACAATCGCCACCCGCTCGACGAAGAAATCGTCCGGTCGATCCTGACCTTCTCGTTCTTTTTCACCATCACCATCGGCGCGCTGGCCCTGGCGCTCGCGCTCTTGGGTCTGGACATGCTGACGGCCTTGACCGCGGCGGCAACTGCCGTCTGCAACGTCGGTCCGGGCCTGGGACCCATCATCGGTCCGGCGGGTAATTTCTCGACCCTGCCGGATTCCGCAAAGTGGCTGCTGTCGCTCGGCATGCTGCTCGGTCGCCTGGAAATCATCACCGTGCTGGTCATGCTGACGCCCTCGTTCTGGCGTCACTGAGCGGCGTTACAACTCACCGATGTCTTCGTTCCACAGCTCAGGGCGCTGGGCGATGAAGCCGCGCATCATCTCGATGCAGGTCGCGTCCTGCAGCACGTCGATCTCGACACCACGATCGCGTAGCAGTCGCTCCTCGCCCATGAAGGTCTGGTTTTCGCCAATCACGACCTTGGGGATTCCGTACAGCAGGATGGCGCCGCTGCACATCGAACAGGGCGACAGCGTGGTGTAGAGCACCGAGTCGGCATAGACGCTCGCCGGTTGCCGGCCGGCGTTCTCGAAGGCATCCATTTCCCCGTGCAGCACGGCGCTGCCTTGTTGCACCCGCCGATTATGTCCTCGGCCGATGATTTGCCCTCGATGAACGATGACCGAGCCGATGGGTATCCCACCCTCAGCCAACCCCTTCTTCGCCTCATCGAGCGCCGCCTGCATGAATGCGTCCACTGTCTGCCTCCTGTGATAAGCCTGCGAGTGTTCTGGGCCGATCGGCCATTGTTGGGGGCTAAGCGATCAGCCCTTGCGCTTGATCAGCCGACCACCAAGCGTAACGGCGGCGAAGACCAAGCCACCGGCGAGGATGCCGAAAGCCGCGTCGAGCACCGTCGGAGTCAGCCCGGCAAGCACCGAGCCGAAATACGGCAGCGCTACCGTGTGCTCGGCGCTGCTCTCGATCCACTCGTGCACGGTCTTGAAGCCATGGGTGAGG comes from Stutzerimonas stutzeri and encodes:
- a CDS encoding L-threonylcarbamoyladenylate synthase; the protein is MSQFFQIHPDNPQARLIKQAVEIIRDGGVVVYPTDSSYAIGCSMGNKSGIERIRRLRQLDDKHNFTLACRDLSQLGLFAKVDTAAFRLLKTNLPGPYTIILNATREVPRMLLHPKRRTIGLRVPAQPIAQALLAELGEPLMSVSLILPGESEPMSDPYEIRQTLEHQVDLIIDGGYGGVEASTVISLVDGEPEIVRVGCGDPAAFAG
- a CDS encoding PHP domain-containing protein, whose amino-acid sequence is MIVDLHCHSTASDGVLAPEALVERAHARGIEMLALTDHDTLEGLDAARAKADSLGIRLINGIELSCVWSGATVHILGYAFRQDAAPLQAAIEALHDGRWLRAELIAQRLAAKGMPGALEGARGVQQELGDSGNAPARPHFAEFLVRAGHVRDRAEAFRKWLGSGKLGDVKQHWPSLAQTVTTLRSAGAWVSLAHPWQYDLTRSKRRRLVTEFAEAGGHALEVVNGMQPLDQVGGLSILTREFGLMASVGSDFHAPGDWSELGMYRSLPEDLQPVWRHFDHEPCESVAR
- the ispZ gene encoding septation protein IspZ translates to MKQIIDFIPLLLFFITYKLEPRTFEVADLSLTVGGIFNATAVLIVSSVIVYAGLFIHQRRLEKGQWLTLGACLLFGGLTLALHSETILKWKAPVLNWLFALAFIGSHFIGDKPLIQRMIGHAVQLKPAQWAQLNVAWILFFLVCGFANLFVAFVYPSIWVDFKVFGSLGLTLLFMAGQAIYLVRHVRPAPEQP
- a CDS encoding YciI family protein yields the protein MLYAIIATDVPGSLQSRLAARPAHLARLEQLKNEGRMVLAGPHPAIDSNDPGEAGFTGSLVVAEFDSLQAAEAWAAADPYKAAGVYGEVVVKPFKQVFP
- a CDS encoding response regulator transcription factor encodes the protein MSELLLIDDDEELCELLVSWLAQEGFVAHACHDGQSARAALAEHQPAAVVLDVMLPDGSGLELLKQLRSEHPDLPVLMLSGRGEPLDRILGLELGADDYLAKPCDPRELTARLRAVLRRSQPASAPTQLELGDLCYSPARGVANVGEHEVTLTLSEGRILEALLSQPGEPLDKQALAQLALGRKLTLYDRSLDMHVSNLRRKLGPHPDGRPRIVALRSRGYLYAS
- a CDS encoding Spy/CpxP family protein refolding chaperone; its protein translation is MRKTLIALLFASTLPAVAMAMPEDGQHHRREHTPFEQLDLTKEQQSQMRKLMGEQMQTHREITQRYLDKLPKAERKEMQDELASSQAKTHKQMRDLLKPEQQKQFDEMHKKMEAKRAERAEFKQWKAERDQKS
- a CDS encoding sensor histidine kinase, translated to MRSLFWRILATFWLAIALAAGLAVLLGHALNQDSWIINRHPGVRNLAEIWTSVYERQGPIAAQFLLEQHRRRFHIDVQVLAENGQPAIRGTFPARAAAFEARQENRDGGLPWRRLTTDYTSPLSGETYLFIYRIPNSELQAWHRGSLFWPLSAIAIALVVLTGFSLLLTLSITRPLDRLRGAVHDLGQTTYQQNSLARLANRRDELGVLAKDFNRMGARLQSLINSQRQLLRDVSHELRSPLARLRIALALAERATPAEREVIWPRLAKECDRLEALISEILQLARLDADPGAASNVDLPAMFEQLAENARIVAPAQRIETRMDADIAVRGWPDMLERALDNLLRNGLRFNPEGEPIELGARKDGDWLLLSIRDHGPGVDDAHLARLSEPFFRAPGQTTAGHGLGLAIARRAAERHGGELLLSNHPRGGFVASLKLPLSPNRTAPARLD
- a CDS encoding nitroreductase family protein, whose translation is MDALELLLNRVSVTRLVDPAPTAAQLDVLLRAALRAPDHGQLRPWRFLTVQGEARTRLGELFADALRLREPDATEEALRKPRKMPLRAPMVLIVIARVLPHPKIPASEQVLAVACAAHGILLAAHAQGLGAVWRTGEYAYDRHVAEQLGLAEDEQVLGFIYLGTPEGDLRTPPELDPRSFVASWDGTQ
- a CDS encoding YkgJ family cysteine cluster protein, with product MSIDNPCLTCGACCAYFRVSFFWGECASSGGTVPDAATVQVSPFHVAMLGTESKPARCVGLMGDVGCGVRCTMYEQRSSTCREFEASWADGQHNAHCDAARAAHGLPPLTPPLEPQLSPDRVA
- a CDS encoding TrkH family potassium uptake protein encodes the protein MALPTLRIIGFILGIFLITLAVSMVIPMITLFAFDRTDDLQAFLWASLITFSSGIALVAPGRPELAQLRPRDMYFLTTVSWLVVCCFAALPMMLIHHISYTNAFFETMSGITTTGSTVLSGLDTASPGLLMWRSMLQWLGGIGFIGMAVAILPLLRIGGMRLFQTESSDWSQKAMPRSHVMAKSILFVYLALTLLCGICYWLSGMTPFEAINHAMTTISTGGYSTSDSSMGKFSPAAHWTAVVFMLLGGLPFILMVSTVRGNRYALIHDQQVQGFVAMLFAMCIAFAIWLTLNSDYDFLDALRIVSLNVVSVVTTTGFALGDYTQWGEFAVLAFFYLTFIGGCSGSTSGGLKIFRFQVAYSLLRANLAQLVHPRAVIKQQYNRHPLDEEIVRSILTFSFFFTITIGALALALALLGLDMLTALTAAATAVCNVGPGLGPIIGPAGNFSTLPDSAKWLLSLGMLLGRLEIITVLVMLTPSFWRH
- a CDS encoding nucleoside deaminase; the encoded protein is MDAFMQAALDEAKKGLAEGGIPIGSVIVHRGQIIGRGHNRRVQQGSAVLHGEMDAFENAGRQPASVYADSVLYTTLSPCSMCSGAILLYGIPKVVIGENQTFMGEERLLRDRGVEIDVLQDATCIEMMRGFIAQRPELWNEDIGEL